In the Colletotrichum lupini chromosome 1, complete sequence genome, one interval contains:
- a CDS encoding FAD binding domain-containing protein: MVSLLSLLTLAPAAVSAFSIGRAGPGTGIRPGGPFFGGHDITQRATDCRCFPGEECWPTAAEWSAFNTTVGGRLIATIPIGAVCHDSTFGAYDEAKCTALQNSWSASETHIQTSSSVMAAFFANQSCDPFLAKTDRCVIGTYVQYAVKAASADDYAKTIRFAQDYNIRLVIRNTGHDYLGKSTGAGALALWTHHLKDISVLDYKSTAYTGKALKLGAGVQAGEAQSAAHAQGLVVVGGNSPTVGIAGGYTQGGGHGPLVSKYGLAADQVLEWEVVTSGGKTLVATPTSNSDLYWALSGGGGGVYAAVLSMTVKAYADTIVSSANLTFTNSGVTDDVFYGAVTTYLKTLPDIVDAGAVSIWLLASGVFQMQPTTLPNKTKEELQVLLQPTLDALDTAGITYDFNIGQYTNFLDSYNDMNPEPAVTEFNIGGRLMPRTLVADDASAASLMTALRSILDNGGIISGLTINVARAANAVANSVNPAWRTALFSAVVGTAYSRTDFSTLVSGQTTVTDTLIPALKALTPGGGAYLNEADRNEVDFQSTFYGSANYAKLKAIKKLYDPCSTFYALTGVGSDDWEVQGDGRLCKAA, translated from the exons ATGGTGTCTCTCCTCAGCTTGCTCACCCTCGCGCCCGCGGCGGTCTCGGCCTTCTCCATCGGCCGGGCAGGACCGGGCACCGGCATCCGACCGGGAGGCCCGTTCTTCGGCGGCCACGACATCACACAGAGAGCCACGGACTGCCGCTGCTTCCCCGGCGAAGAATGCTGGCCGACGGCGGCCGAGTGGTCGGCCTTCAACACCACAGTCGGCGGCCGCCTCATCGCCACGATCCCCATCGGCGCCGTCTGCCACGACAGCACCTTTGGCGCCTACGACGAGGCCAAGTGCACAGCCCTGCAGAACAGCTGGTCCGCCTCCGAGACGCACATCCAGACCTCGTCGTCCGTCATGGCTGCCTTCTTTGCCAACCAGAGCTGCGACCCGTTCCTCGCCAAGACGGACCGCTGCGTCATCGGCACCTACGTCCAGTACGCCGTCAAGGCCGCCAGCGCCGACGACTACGCAAAGACGATCCGCTTCGCGCAGGACTACAACATCCGCCTCGTCATCCGCAACACGGGCCACGACTACCTCGGCAAGTCCACCGGTGCCGGCGCCCTCGCGCTCTGGACGCATCACCTCAAGGACATTAGCGTGCTCGACTACAAGTCCACGGCGTACACGGGCAAGGCGCTCAAGCTCGGCGCCGGCGTCCAGGCCGGCGAGGCCCAGTCCGCTGCGCACGCCCAGGGACTCGTAGTCGTGGGCGGTAACAGCCCTACCGTCGGCATCGCGGGAGGCTACACGCAGGGCGGCGGCCACGGGCCCCTCGTCTCAAAGTACGGACTCGCGGCCGACCAGGTGCTTGAGTGGGAGGTCGTCACCTCCGGCGGCAAGACACTCGTCGCGACTCCGACCTCCAACTCGGACCTTTACTGGGCGCTTTCCGGTGGCGGTGGCGGCGTCTACGCTGCCGTCTTGTCCATGACCGTCAAGGCCTACGCCGACACCATTGTCTCGTCGGCCAACCTGACTTTCACCAACTCTGGCGTCACGGACGATGTGTTTTACGGCGCGGTGACGACCTACCTCAAGACCCTCCCTGACATTGTCGACGCCGGTGCCGTCAGCATCTGGCTCCTCGCCTCGGGTGTTTTCCAGATGCAGCCTACGACTCTGCCCAACAAGACTAAGGAGGAGCTCCAGGTTCTGCTGCAGCCTACCCTCGACGCTCTCGATACTGCCGGTATCACCTATG ACTTCAACATTGGCCAGTACACCAACTTCCTCGACAGCTACAACGACATGAACCCGGAGCCCGCTGTGACCGAGTTCAACATCGGCGGCCGTCTCATGCCCCGCACCCTCGTCGCCGACGACGCCTCCGCGGCCAGCCTCATGACCGCGCTCAGAAGCATCCTGGACAACGGCGGCATCATCTCGGGTCTCACCATCAACGTCGCCCGCGCCGCCAACGCCGTCGCCAACTCTGTCAACCCGGCCTGGCGCACCGCCCTCTTCTCCGCCGTCGTCGGAAC TGCCTACAGCCGCACCGACTTCTCGACCCTCGTCTCGGGCCAGACCACGGTCACGGACACGCTCATCCCTGCCCTCAAGGCGCTGAcgcccggcggcggcgcgtaCCTCAACGAGGCGGACCGCAACGAGGTCGACTTCCAGTCCACGTTCTACGGCAGCGCAAACTACGCCAAGCTCAAGGCAATCAAGAAGCTCTACGACCCTTGCAGCACGTTTTACGCTCTGACGGGTGTCGGCAGCGATGATTGGGAGGTGCAGGGCGACGGCCGCCTCTGCAAGGCTGCGTGA